The Gloeobacter morelensis MG652769 genome contains the following window.
TCCCGTTGGGCGGCCCTATTTTTATGCTCAAAAGCGACACCCTCGAAGCACCCTCCGGTGCACCGCAGGCCACCGTATTCATGCTGCACGGCCGGGGAGCCGATCGCACCGACCTGGTGCCCCTCGCCGAAGCCCTGGAACTCTCAGAGGTGCGCTACTGCTTCGCGAACGCCCCGTTTGCCGTCGAAGGTTATGGCCCCGGCAGCCAATGGTACGCCTTTGGTCCTAAGCACGCCGAGGGGGTGGCCCAGAGCGCCGGGTTGCTCAAAGCGCTGGTCGCGCGGGAGCGGGAAAGCTGGCCGCAGTTACCCTACGCGCTCATGGGCTTTTCGCAGGGGGCAGTGATGGCCCTGGGTGCCGGGCTCCTTTTCGAGCCGCCGCCTGCTGCCATCGTCGCCCTGAGTGGGTATCTATTCGAGCCGGAGGCGCTCTGGGCCAAGCGTCCCCAGAATCTCGCCCCGCCAGCCATCCTCATCGTCCACGGCACTCAAGATCCGATCATCCCGGTGCGTGCCGGTCAGGCCGCCGCTGCCGCCCTGGCCGGTCAAGGTTTCCCGGTGCAGTACCACGAATTTGCCATGGGACATCAGATCAACCAGGTCGAAATCGAGCT
Protein-coding sequences here:
- a CDS encoding alpha/beta hydrolase, which encodes MLKSDTLEAPSGAPQATVFMLHGRGADRTDLVPLAEALELSEVRYCFANAPFAVEGYGPGSQWYAFGPKHAEGVAQSAGLLKALVARERESWPQLPYALMGFSQGAVMALGAGLLFEPPPAAIVALSGYLFEPEALWAKRPQNLAPPAILIVHGTQDPIIPVRAGQAAAAALAGQGFPVQYHEFAMGHQINQVEIELVRDFLQHTLGLRAGKIQ